The stretch of DNA ATGCCCAGTGAGCATTTCAGCCTTTCCCATCATTCGGCATTCGGTTAAGATAAAGGAAATGAAAATCTAATCCACCTTgaggaaataataaaaacacaaaatgttaaGGCTAGATGCAGAATGAACCAAAAGCTAACAGAAGAATAAAACACTATAATCTTGCTCACCTATGCTGTCATTTACAGACCATGTCAGCCAAACCCCCCTCACTGTTTAAGGGCAGCTTCAATAGCCAGTATTATTTTCTGCAGTTTGGCATCGTTATCCACATAGCCATCCCCATTCTGTAGGACAAACATTTCAGAAAAGGTTATCTGAATCCAAATTTCAATATTTCAAAGTTGTTAGTGGTTTAAAAATCTTTACACAATGAAAAATATTACTATCTATACACAAGCTGTTGGATGGGAAAACGGTTTCTTTCAATAGGAGATGAACATTGCACACCTTTATAACCACACCCATGGGTACAGTTTTGAATAGCTCCACCTAAAGGCAAACAGTTATGCATCCCGAAAAAAGGTTCAGAACAGTCAGGAAAGCTGAGAAATCACTAAACCAATCGAACCGATAGATTCTCCAATTTTGTTCTATAATAAAACTGCCTCATAAGCCATATTTTGGGTTTTAACTTAAGtcctaaaatatgtattttattgatAAAATAGGGCTACAGGGCtatttccctatatatatatatagcaggccTATCTGCTTATGCCTAAGCCTCTTATTTTATGGACGTCTGGATTAGTGTACCCTGGAGGCAGAAAGAATAGCAGCAATGTTGGGTCTCACCAGTGATATATGGGTAAGTAAAAAGTAGATGAATGTGTTCAATATTAACTTACGGCTAGTGGAATGGAGCATTAAATTCCTATGTTTTATAGAAATgattagttgtcctttaaaaggcATGCTTTTATCAGAGACATTATTAAAGAAAGGAATCATCCCAGTAGCACTAACAACAGTGGCCAACATCCTCCTACCTTCCCCTTTAGCAGAAATCATGAAGGTCAACTGAACCAGAAAGGCTTGAGTTACTTAATTTAAAATGCAGAGTCTTGCTTGGTCTTCTCGGAAGACAAAATAACTTGTCAAACCCAGAGATCAATACACCTGACTAAAGCTGTTTGCCTGATTGTGCTGCAGTCATTTGCTACAAAGCATTGAACAAATTCTCTAACTAAGTTAGAAAGAAAGAAGCCTTCTTTCACAGGCCTAGCCTACTTTTTCACtttcatgcctatgattaagtgcgcacgcgcacgaaacgcgtcaggcactctgtttttaaagatacaaataaagattgtaagcttttAAACATCTCACGGCGATCCGGTGTGTGCTTCAAGCTGTATATGATTGGAACTAGCCTACTTTTTAACAGAGATTCAAGACAATTACCATATTAATTGCTACAAAGCTACTTGTATCACCATAACAGCTAGGTGCTCATTGCCATTCACCCTGTCATCAATTTACAAAACGCTCAAACATCTACCCAGTAAACTAACATTTAAAAGAATCCACAAAGAAAAGGAGGACTAATGAATAATGAGACTGTTTTTAAtttcaagttaaaggagaaggaaaagctaagtcacttgggggtgccaaaatgttaggcacccccaagtgactttaatcatttaccttgtaccccgggcttgtgcccgttaggagaaaactgcaccagcccagggtacctgtagtgagcgcttccttcttctgcggcaagttcctaacattttggcacccccaagtgacttaggctttccttcacCTTTGAGAGAACGCCACCAGGAATTTGATTCAACAGCTCTCTCAACCCAAAGAGTTTATAAAATGTGGCTCAGGCCTGTAAGAACATTTGTCTTCCACCAGATGGCATCATTACACTGCATACTTGTGTCGGGCAGGGCTGATTTTCATTTACTAACAACACCATTCAGAAGATGTAGTTATATCACCTAAATGGTGGTTAATAACTGAAATGATACACCAACATAAAATTGTTTTCAAGAATATTGGGAAAGACAGAGTTGGGCTACCTAGAAACACAAGTCATTATATTCATATAATATGAGGGGTTGTAGGAAAGTTAGTGCACCTTCTGGGATATTTCATGTTGAGAGCTGCTGCACTATAGCATTTATGAGCAAAATGAGACTGCTTTGTATCTGCTGAAAAGCAGCCACAGGCCACGTGTTCATTACATTACCCTCAGTCATTTATTACCTTTTTTGAGTGCACCAGCTTTCCATTTATGCTCACTTCAAACCATCCAGTCATTCTTTCGGTTCCTTCGCCATCCtgtcataatatatataaaaaaaaaaaaagccagcagCCATTTATAAATCTATCAATCAACAGAATCATCACTACACAATCATGAAGGCAAATTTAATTCCCAAACTAGATAAATCTGCTGTGAAGAAACAGATGATCAGTTTTTATggattatttaaagggacactacatCATTAAATAATCAGGTATTAATACTTACTTTTGTTTTAATGTCTAATTTGCTCGCTaaatggaaccccccccccccccccaccccgacaCATTCTTAGTTgggtttatttgaaaaaaaaaaaaaaaaaaagtgcaagaacGCCATCTGAACTGCCAAAAACAAGTATTTTCGAGAACCAGCCGCTATGCTGGCATTCAGTccctccctgtgcctgcacccagagccactgcctTGGTCAGGGTGCGAGTATGCAAGTATGCATTTCAGCACCAATATCcactccaggtgcaggcacagggaaagccAGATGCCAGCATAGAGTGATTAAATGCAGGCCTGCCTGGCATTAACCTTAAGGATTATAGTATAATGCAACCCCTCACTAAAACGTTTCCATTGTTAAGTGATGGATTTTGGGACTTGATGTCTCTCTGCTTTCTATAGTGGGTGCTGCACAGATTCCCTGAAAAGAAGAGGGACTTCCCAGAaaccatcactttacaatggagtAACATGAGCAAGGGGCTGCATAACACTGTGGAGTTAGGAAACTGTTCAGTTTATCGTTCCCTTTAAATCTGTGCGATcagatattattaaaaaaatacatacattagatacattaaaaatacatttctatttatcTTTTGAAGTTTAGATCGTGTTAATGTATGTTTTTTACATGAACAAACGAAATGAGCTCATCCCACACTTcatttacagtgttatttatatagcactgacatctAAGCAGATTTACACATTTAAGAGAttacacatcattcacatcagctccTGCCCCAGTAATGCGTAATGtgtaatgtccctatcacattcacacacagtagggtcaatgtcatcaagagccaattaacttgcctgtatgtttttttgaGTGTGAGAAGAAacccacagacacagggagagcaTACAATACGCTCATCTGGGATATCAGGAGTGACCAATACTGCCTGCTTGTGTGCCACAGGCTGATAGCATATGAATCTACTAGCTTTTCATTGAAGCACAGACCGCaggattaacccttttactgccagccattttggtcaaagcggaacttgtattgccagacagtttttgaacattttgcactgtttcactttaggggcctttcctcggggggacttttagtttaccaaggaaaacaatatatcgtttttttcagaacaacctaagctttcaaaatatggtagaatttttgtgtaattccaattctgtaacaagatataggcttctaaatgtctaaaaatgcaaaaaaaatcaaattttccataatataatcacacatactagaaacaaaaattattttatgcatgaatatacaactgatttggaaagtcccatgtctcctgaacgtgccaataccaaatatatatagttttatggagatttctcacttgtataggtcaaaaactcccagcagtacactaccaaattcccaaagcactgctccaaaaaaactgcatactttggatttcaaggccaaaattccactaacagaaggtttatcccagaaaattgtacatttttggaaagaacagattctggggaatacagaataggcacaactgtctgtctactccaaactatcaagtcgcaatgctttcctaaagttattggtttttatcaaaatttgtgattttttttaaaaatcgcttcaaagcttctagtctatagtatcttatctcctacaggtcataaagtaaccaaataaaacaccctaaatatgaatgcctggggtccactgaacagtttgatgcccaatatgtataggtttacctaagtatgtggcatgtaggggcccgaatgtgaacataccccatatgaactgtcatttctgtcatttcagcttctgcaaaatcaacacatttacatcattatatgtgggataaagctagtaaaaagtatgctcaccccagaaagtcatatatttttggaaagtacacattcccccgaatctaaaatgggtacctatgtctttctactccaaagtaccaagccgcacagcttttctaaagttagcaattttgatgacatttccaaaaatcccctcaaagcttccactttgaagcatcttatctcccacatagcattaggtaccaagataaaacaccctgaatttgaacgccaggggtccactgaacagtttgatgcccaatatgtataggtttacctaagtatgtggcatgtaggggccccaatgtgaacatacccccatatatactgtaatttctgtcatttcagctcctgcaaaatcaacacatttacatcattatatgtgggataaagctacaaaaaagtacgctcaccccagaaagtcatatatttttggaaagtacacattcccccgaatctaaaatgggtacccatgtctttctactccaaagtaccaagccgcacagcttttctaaagttagcaattttgatgacatttccaaaaatcccctcaaagcttccactttgcagcatcttatctcccacatagtgttaggtaccaagataaaacaccctaaatttgaacgccaggggtccactgaacagtttgatgcccaatatgtataggtttacctaagtat from Xenopus tropicalis strain Nigerian chromosome 8, UCB_Xtro_10.0, whole genome shotgun sequence encodes:
- the selenow1 gene encoding selenoprotein W1 (UGA stop codon recoded as selenocysteine); translated protein: MVKVNVVYCGAUGYLSKFRRLKKELEQRFPGKLSIDGEGTERMTGWFEVSINGKLVHSKKNGDGYVDNDAKLQKIILAIEAALKQ